The Aquila chrysaetos chrysaetos chromosome 11, bAquChr1.4, whole genome shotgun sequence sequence GGTCCCAGAGGGCTGGGGGACAGCCCTGGGGCGCCGGTGGCCACAGGCGCGCGAGCAAGCACTGCACCCTCGTGGCAGCGACGCCAACCGTGCAGCGCATTGCATTCTGCGCGGCATCCAGCTGTGCTCCTGTTTGGAGGCCCCAGCACAAAAAATGGTGCAAAGTAGAGCGAGTCGGGTGGCAGACCCCCGAgccaggctgggggctgcagccctgccgTGCAAGCCAGGCTGCTTCCTCCAAGGGGGCTCACATGCAGCTTCAGCTGCCCAAAGAGGAGTTGCGGAGCAGGTAGAGACAAGCTCTTCTCCAAAACGTCTTCATCCTCAGAGGCTGAAGGTCCCAagccacccccctgccccctgccccagcccacaTTACTTTAGGATCAGCCCCACAGGCTGCCACGGGGCACATGAAGGGGCAGTTTGCAGCGCGCAGGGTGGACCCCAGACCCAGCGTGGTCACAGGGGGTGGGCAGCTTCTCACCTGTAGACATCGGCGGTCTCCATGCGGCGGTAAAACTTGGCAAGTCTGACGGCCAGGATGATGCTGGGCAGCAGGAAGAAGGTGCACCAGCCCAGGCTGAACCAGAAGGTGTtctgggggggcagggagagccaTCAGGGCCCAGAGAGCAACTGCGAGagcctcctctgctcccaggcCCCCCCGAAGACCACCCACCCACCTCTTCTCACAGCCTGGCCTTTGCTCTTAGCCACAGCAATCCACCGACGAGATGCTGAGCCCTGCTTGCTTGGGACAGAGATGGGTACCCCTCATCCTGTGCACGAGGGGGACAAGGGGACCTCATTACCACCCCACACACGTGTCACCCCACACACCACTGCCCCACTCACCAGAGAGTCCAGGATGTAGTTGCAGGTGATGGCCTCCACATTATCCAGGGTCTGAGCTATGGGCTTGCAACGTGCCACGTCTCCTGTCAGCTGGGGACACGGTGGGGACAGGATATGTCAGTGTCCTCAAAACCCTGCAGCCcgtcctccccttccctccaccccaccaAGGAAGGCTCAACTCACCCTGCTCTTGGCCCAGGAGATGTAGGTCTCAAAGAAGTCCAACAGCTCCTCCAGGAAGGCCCATGTCTCCTGAGGGGAGCAAGCGGAGAGTGGAGAtgctgcacccccagcccactccaTGCCCCATGTCCCCTCCGTGTCAGGATCAGGGCTGTCAGACCACCTCAACCCAGCAGCTGGCCCCTTCCCTGGAGTGCCATAAGGGCAGGGGTTGCCCTAATGGGagggggcacccaggggtgcaGGGAACCCCCAGGGAAGACGACAGGGTGGGATGAGCAGCCAGACATTGCTTGGCATCCCTGCGCAGAGGGAGGTCTTGTTGTGGGGGTCCAGCCACATCCCCACCGGGTGGCCCGGCAGCAGGGCAAGGCGAGCTCACATTCTTGATGATGTTTGCCGTCTCCCCGTCCAGGAACTCCTGGGTTTCTCTGGCTTTGTCCAGCGCAGCTTTTGTCTGTGCCTGAGGTGAAATGTGCTCTCAGCAGTGTGACGGGGGAATTGGGGTTCCCACAtctcccccaccctgcccagcagcaaTCCCTGGGGTGCAGTGTCTCTGAGCTGTGGTGTCCCCAGCAGTCACACGCTGGTAGTGCCCGAGTACCTCAGGTGGAGGGAGCCTGCACCTGGCAGGGTTCATGGCATGGGcccccatccctctgtcccATGAGCAGCCCCTACAGTGCATGCTTGGGGAGTCCCACAGCAGCCACCAGCCCCCCCAGACTGCAGGTTAGCCCCCACCATCTCCACTGCGGGACCTCAAGGGTGCTTCGCAGGGTGCTCTGGAGTGGGGTGCGCTCAGGAGGCCCCCTTGTGCGGCTTACCTTGAGCTGGGCAGCCCTACTCTGCACCGAGTGGATGTTCTCCTTCAGGCTTTGCTGGGGATGGAGAGAGGGGGGTCAAAGGCACAGACCCCATGGCTCAGCCAAGACCCCACCAGCAGGCTCCAAGCTCTGGGAGAGCCCAagccagcacccccaggacCTTCACCACCCCAGCATCGCTCACCAGCGGTCCAGAGAAGCTCATCTGCATCTCCTTgtccagctccctcagcctgcgAGCGTCAGCCTTCAGGTCCTTTTTCACATCCGTGCCCTGGAGGAGCTGCAGTCAGCGGTGCCCCCCAGCACGAGGTCCCTACCCCACCACGGCCAGCTGATGGGGGCCCGGGCTGGAGAAAATTGCTGGGGGAGGGTGAAGGGCCTCGCCTCCCCTCGGCAACCAGGCAGGTCTGCAGAGGAGCCCCCACAGCCAGTGGCTTTGGGGACAGGGTGGCCACGGCCCTGGGGTGCCATGGTCTCTTACTTTGTctgccagctgctccagctccgTGGCCAGATCCAGGAGGCTTCCCTGGGTCACGTTCTGATCcagctggaaaaggcagagacAGAGCCATGAGAATCGGGAATGGGGCTcacggtgggggggggggccataCCCCATCCCTGCAGGGCAGAGTGGAGCCAGGGTCTCCTGGTTGGAGGAGGTGCCCGGTTGCCCCAAGGGGTGACACAGATGTCAGGGGACACCCTGGGAGCCTCTGGTGGAACTCCCACAGCAGCAAAGGGGAGGGGGCAGTGGACCACTTCAACACACTTCCAGACACCCCCATCCCAACACAAggctgcccccagcccacctGCTCCAGGGTGAGGGTGAAGTCAGGGggctgcccagcctggctggcaTTCAGCAGCAAGTCTCTCTGGCTTTGGCTGAGCAGGGAGATGGGGCTCAGGGTGATATTCATCTTCTCGAAGGCCGTGGAGATCTCTCCTGTGTACTGCCAGAGCGAGGGGAGCCGTGATGGGGCACGGTGCTGGCCCCTCACTGTCCTCCCCAGCGccagccctgcacccccagctctgcccccccAGACCCGGGCACCCCCACGCTCACCTGGCTGATGTTCAAGAGCTCGTCCAGGGACACGGTCTGGTCCAGGTGCAGCGTTTGCCACAGGGCAGTGTCTCGCTGGCACTGCCTGCGGGAGGGGGGCACGGGGCTGAAAATGGGGCAGGCGAGGGCCACCCCCTCCCAGGAGCATGTCCTCGCCTGCGTGGGCAAGTCGCACCTCGCTCCTTCCCTGGCATGGGCGCCTGCCCGCAGCCAGGGCAGGTAGGGCAAGCTGCCCCCATCCCGGGGAGCATCTGAGGTCGCTGAGTAGCTGTACCCCTTCCCAAAGAcgcggtgctggggctgggacccACCTGTACATCTCCGAGAAGTTTGCTGTGCCACCCTCCTGGCCCAGCAGCTCTGACAGGTTGAAGCCAGGGATCAGGCCAGGAGTGTCCAGGAGCTGAGAGCAagggaagagatggagaaacTAGACATGGTGCAGGGCAGGGCACCTGGGAAGAGCTTCCCAAACTGGCCAGCGCTGCCTCCGTTCCACCAGGTGCCCTTGGAAAGGTGGCAGTGGCTCCAGGCAGGGGTGTCTCCCCATGGGGAGCTCacctggaagagctgctggcTGCGCCAGGACTCGCAGATGAGCATGTAGATGTTCCCCCCCAGCACGAAGGTGATCAGCACCAACAGCATCAGCAGCCAGGAGAAGATGAAGCTGAAGCCGACCCCTCTGCCGGGACAGAGACACCATCAGCAGCCAAGGCCCTGTGCCCCGGTGTTGATGCTAGCATTGCCTCCACCTGGCAGATCCCAGAGCCTGCACACCCCTTGTACCCCCAGCAGTGTCAGGAAGCACCACCATTCCCACAAGCATGTCTCCACTCTGCCTTTGGCCCCCGGAGCACAGCCAGGCTGTACCCTGGACCATAttttcccccagctttgcaAGCCACGACCCACCTGCAGAGTCGTGGGACCACGCACACACTGCCAGGCCCCCGTCGGCAAAGGGTGAACGGGCTCCACTCAAACACCTTTCACCAGCACCGTGTTCTACCCTTGTGTTTACCATGGTGAGTTGCCATAGGGCAGGCCATTAAGCCGCAGTAATTTGATGATTTGGGAGCTTGAGCATCCCCAGGCCAGccctgcccacccaccccacTGCTACCACACGCGTCCTCGGCAGCCGAGGGAGCCTCACGCCATGAAGAAGTTCCCGCCGGCATTGGAGAGGCTGCTGCGCTGCGTGGGCAGCACACTTTCCTTCAGCCCCAAGGGCCCCATCAGCAGCCCAAAGACGTTGCAGAggaccaccagcagcaccatgCAGCACAGGAGGACACATATGCTCCACCTGGGgcagaaggaggggcaggagtcagacagcaggagctggcacCCCGAGCAACACCCAGCATCCCATCAGCTGCCTTCTCAGGGAGGAAAAAGTCCCCAGGCACCCTGGCAGAGAAGGGGCACGGGTGGCTGCAAGGCACACCTCTGGCTACCCTGCACCTACAGCCCCACCATCGAGCaagcccccagctccagcaactGGAGGATCAAGAGCCTGAGCCTCTCTGGACAAAGGAGCCGGGGGATGCAGCAGCCCCTCGCCACGACACTACCTGAGCCTATCCAAGGTGATGATCGGCTCCCTGTACTCCTCCAGCACCGACGTAGCATTGCCCACAAAGGCCCCAATATTCTCCTCCACTTCCAGGAACGGCAACTGCTCCTGCCAGCTTCTGATCTCCTGCCTGATGAGGCCCAGCTGGTCCTGGGTCtctgcaggggacagggacaggtcGGTGCTCCGAACTGCTGCCTGGGTGCTGCTCGTCTGGGGCAGGTAAGCCTGGGGCAGTGAGGACTGGGAGAGGATGGGAAGGAACGGGGTGGCTTTGGTCAAGGATGGCATCAGCATGACAGCACATGGGGACTTGGAGACGGCCAGCGCTGCAAGCAGTGGggtggcagcaggggaggtCTCCAGGCAGGGATGGGACGAGAAGGGAGTACGGAGCCCTGGGAGAGGGGCAATTTGGCACACAGGGCACAAAGCCCTGCTTACTTGTCACCACGTCTTGGGACTGCTCTTGCACCTTGGCAGGGGTCGTGTCCAGCGTGCTGTTAACCTGTGTTTGGGGGGACACAGCGTATAGCTCatgtccctgcctgcagcccagggctgaGCACCACATTCCCTCTGTCCCAGAACCTGGTGGCACAGGACAGCCAagctccccccagcacccatccctGATCGTGCCAGCACCCAGGGGTGGCTGGGACAGCGGGCAGGCTCCAGCCAAGGCAGACCTCTGACGAGCACATCCCTCCACGCAACAGCAATTAACTCATTGGTGGCTCATCCCAAGCCACCCCGtcacagcacagccccagcagcaccaggagcacccagccctgtccctgggTGCAGGGGGGGACACGACCCCTTACCTTCTCTAAATCGGATGCTATGTTGGAGCCAGACACATCACCCAGTGCCTCCAGCTGCCGCTCCACACCGGGGATCTGTGGGGAAGAGCCTGGGGTGAGGGGGCTGcgggaggctggggaaggggctgcaggggggccCCTCGCCCCGCACCCTGCCCCTCCTCACCGTGCTGAAGTTGGCGCTGAAGGCAAGGCCGTCCAGGGACACGCTGCCGCAGGGGTGGCCGCAGCGCTGCAGGGTCTGGTTGAGGCCGTCCTGCAGGCTGGCCAGCCGCCGGCTGTAgtttctctgcagctcctcGAGGCGCGAGCGAGTGCTGGCGATGCTGCCGAAGGCGGCCACCAGCGTCTGCATCCCTGGGGAGACAGTGAGGGGTAAGGGGCTTCATCCTGCCAGTGCAGCAGTCCTTACCCAGCTGAATCTCAGGGACCCATCAAAAAATGCAACACAGGGGCACCCCCTAAAGCCCCAGCATTTaccccaggctgcagctgggaggcCAGATGGACCCCCCTCCCTGGGAGCCTTACCCAAACATGCATCTACCCCAGCCCTCAGACCCAGCATCCCCCCAAGTCCCCTCCAaggccctgccagccccccagCAATGGGGCCACTACCTTGCAAGAGGCTCTGGAGGGATCCCAGAGCCCCGTCCGTGCTCCTCCTGATGCCCAAGACGATCATGCCACCCAGGCTGGGCCCAATGTCTGCAGAGATGGGAGAGATGGTGTCAAGGATGGGACCCCCAGGGTCCTGGGGCTTGCAGGGGAGCTGCCGAAAACACTGACACCCCCCCCTGCAGGACCCCATCCCACACCCACCCCCCGGGCAGGGGGCTGAGGGGACACCCCCACCCTGCCACCACCTGCCCGCATCACTCTCCCCAAAGAGCCTGAATGGGGAAAAGCAGCacctggagcagagcaggagcctGGAGGAGCCCCCAAACCCTCTCCCTTTAGACATCCCCATGAGAACCAGCCCAGTGGCCCCCAGGGTCAGCAACCATCTGCAGGGCAGTGAGGCACACCCACACAGCACCCCCAgccacccccactccccaagcacccccagccctgccagagcAGCTCGCTGCAGGTGCATGGGGATGCTCCAGCCCCTCGCTATCACACACCCTCACCCTGGAGGCTGCGGTTGGCGAGACCCAGTGGGACGTCGCTGCTATCGATGACAAAATTGATttgctgcagggacagagatGGGGTGTCAGTGCGGGTGGGGACCCTTCCCCGCCTCCAGCCCCACTGTCATCCTTCCCCAGGGGGGCTCTTTGCCCCCCATCAGGCACCCCAGCCAGGGTAGGGGGACCAGGCGTGCCTGGGGGATGGAGGCCACGTAGATGCGGACATCGTCCAGGGTGTTGTTGACGTTGGGGAAGGTTCCACACACAGCCTGGGAGAAGCGGGTGTTGCTGACGAAGGCGCAGACATCACCGGCCCTGCAAGAGAAGGGTGGCAGGGTCAACACGCGGGGACCACAGTCCCGATGCTCGCCCCCACGACCCTCCGAATCCACCTGCACCGACCCCAGGCTGCAGGGTCCGGAGCACACCGCTGAGCCCCACTTCCAGAGCATCCCAGCGAGTGCCCTGCACACAGTCAAGGGACCAGAGAGGAGGGACACGGGAAACTGGGAAACGGGGGAGCACGGTGCCTGGTGCACCCACATTTCCCTGCCGCGAAGCTGTCGGGAAGGGTCTGTGCCTGCCAGTGTGCAGCCCCCCGGGGCCAGCTCCCCACTGCTGCCGCTTCCTCTCCTTTGTCCCGCCGTGCCGGGTTCTGCTCCTCTGAACAATGGCAGCTTCCTGGCACGGCGGCCAAGCGCCGGCGTTTCCACCCTCCCTCGGGTCCCATCCGGAACCTCCCAGCCAGCACACTCacaggaggagagcagagaccAGCAGGACACAGGCCCAGAGCACCCGGCGCCGGCAGCCCATCCGCCGGCCCTGCTTCTGGTACATGTGGCCCCCGCAGTTCccgcagcagcggcagcagcagaagcagcatccCACCAGGGGCACGAGGATGATGAAGAGGAGCCCGATGGCCATGCATACCAGGAAACCCAGTTCgtagagcagcagctgggagaggaagaaTGAGAGGCAGCATAACACCGGTGCCCCTGAAGGGTCCCCCGCACTGAGGGTCCTGTCCAGACCCCCATGGGGCAGGATGGGTCTCCCCAAGGGTTGCACATCTCCccttgctgctgcacagcacaAGGGGCTCAGCCTCGGAGCAGCACccaccagcatcccccagcctgtggTGGTCTAGGGCTGCCggctccctgccctggctgcccaCTCACCTCCTGGACTTGCTCCCCGATGGCCTCCTCACTCTGAGACTGCCCAAAATCTGTGATCAGTTCTGGGGGACAAGGAGTG is a genomic window containing:
- the LOC115348439 gene encoding prominin-1-A-like isoform X1, whose product is MELGNVSQPTYGPGPEAPGSSVPGLVGMVHGFLRLVQPNALPIELITDFGQSQSEEAIGEQVQELLLYELGFLVCMAIGLLFIILVPLVGCCFCCCRCCGNCGGHMYQKQGRRMGCRRRVLWACVLLVSALLLAGDVCAFVSNTRFSQAVCGTFPNVNNTLDDVRIYVASIPQQINFVIDSSDVPLGLANRSLQDIGPSLGGMIVLGIRRSTDGALGSLQSLLQGMQTLVAAFGSIASTRSRLEELQRNYSRRLASLQDGLNQTLQRCGHPCGSVSLDGLAFSANFSTIPGVERQLEALGDVSGSNIASDLEKVNSTLDTTPAKVQEQSQDVVTKTQDQLGLIRQEIRSWQEQLPFLEVEENIGAFVGNATSVLEEYREPIITLDRLRWSICVLLCCMVLLVVLCNVFGLLMGPLGLKESVLPTQRSSLSNAGGNFFMAGVGFSFIFSWLLMLLVLITFVLGGNIYMLICESWRSQQLFQLLDTPGLIPGFNLSELLGQEGGTANFSEMYRQCQRDTALWQTLHLDQTVSLDELLNISQYTGEISTAFEKMNITLSPISLLSQSQRDLLLNASQAGQPPDFTLTLEQLDQNVTQGSLLDLATELEQLADKGTDVKKDLKADARRLRELDKEMQMSFSGPLQSLKENIHSVQSRAAQLKAQTKAALDKARETQEFLDGETANIIKNETWAFLEELLDFFETYISWAKSRLTGDVARCKPIAQTLDNVEAITCNYILDSLNTFWFSLGWCTFFLLPSIILAVRLAKFYRRMETADVYRNETLEMPPTFNFYKIPRPSTRH
- the LOC115348439 gene encoding prominin-1-A-like isoform X2, which translates into the protein MELGNVSQPTYGPGPEAPGSSVPGLVGMVHGFLRLVQPNALPIELITDFGQSQSEEAIGEQVQELLLYELGFLVCMAIGLLFIILVPLVGCCFCCCRCCGNCGGHMYQKQGRRMGCRRRVLWACVLLVSALLLAGDVCAFVSNTRFSQAVCGTFPNVNNTLDDVRIYVASIPQQINFVIDSSDVPLGLANRSLQDIGPSLGGMIVLGIRRSTDGALGSLQSLLQGMQTLVAAFGSIASTRSRLEELQRNYSRRLASLQDGLNQTLQRCGHPCGSVSLDGLAFSANFSTIPGVERQLEALGDVSGSNIASDLEKVNSTLDTTPAKVQEQSQDVVTKTQDQLGLIRQEIRSWQEQLPFLEVEENIGAFVGNATSVLEEYREPIITLDRLRWSICVLLCCMVLLVVLCNVFGLLMGPLGLKESVLPTQRSSLSNAGGNFFMAGVGFSFIFSWLLMLLVLITFVLGGNIYMLICESWRSQQLFQLLDTPGLIPGFNLSELLGQEGGTANFSEMYRQCQRDTALWQTLHLDQTVSLDELLNISQYTGEISTAFEKMNITLSPISLLSQSQRDLLLNASQAGQPPDFTLTLEQLDQNVTQGSLLDLATELEQLADKVRDHGTPGPWPPCPQSHWLWGLLCRPAWLPRGGEALHPPPAIFSSPGPHQLAVVG